A DNA window from Hydrogenophaga taeniospiralis contains the following coding sequences:
- a CDS encoding RNA-binding domain-containing protein — protein MMDMTEATRLLDGFRALPAETEWLDFKEAKNSFDIDELGKYVSALANEANLLERDSGWLVLGVKDKRDAQTGLRPVVGSTFRNGAAALNDLKHLVTQGTSPSHGFVQVFEVPHADCALGARVLMFQIPPALRGQPVAWKGHFYGRAGESLGALGSKFEAIRMQSAALDWTAHCVSDDFGLLLPEALERGRALYAKKHPRRLDEMQQWSAERFLAGLRLSRQGVLTRAALLLFGRQDAVSTLGDVSPRLTWQLLTDQDEPLDYQHFSLPFVVAVDALVSKIRIHTVRILPPGQLAPLEVPNYDDWVIREALLNCVAHQDYALGGRVQVKESPASLLFSNAGGFIPGSIDKVLDASHATHLYRNPCLADAMVELGLIDTIGSGIKRMYRTQRDRHFPLPDFDIEQAPPAVSVRIYGREIDPAFTRALLLASHLSLADVIALDHVQKRRPIDAKVLTDLRRRKLLEGRSPAVHIAAAVADATNQRGQYSRLAGLQKPALKQLVLGLIDRFGKATREDIEQALLEAMPSGLTAQQKANRVKNLLSEMSNKDKAIVANRRGVGAVWTRCPPLSKG, from the coding sequence ATGATGGATATGACTGAAGCGACGCGTCTGCTGGACGGATTCAGGGCATTGCCCGCGGAAACGGAGTGGCTGGACTTCAAGGAGGCCAAGAACTCTTTCGATATCGACGAGTTGGGCAAGTACGTGTCGGCGCTGGCGAACGAAGCCAATCTGCTGGAGCGGGACAGTGGCTGGCTGGTTCTGGGCGTCAAGGACAAGCGAGACGCTCAAACGGGGTTGCGGCCCGTGGTGGGCAGCACTTTTCGGAACGGGGCCGCCGCGCTGAATGACCTCAAGCATCTGGTGACCCAGGGCACATCGCCGTCGCATGGTTTTGTTCAGGTCTTCGAGGTGCCGCATGCCGACTGCGCGCTGGGGGCTCGCGTTCTGATGTTCCAGATTCCCCCGGCGCTTCGCGGGCAGCCGGTGGCGTGGAAAGGTCATTTCTATGGCCGCGCCGGCGAGTCGCTGGGGGCACTGGGCTCCAAGTTCGAAGCCATCCGAATGCAATCGGCCGCGCTGGACTGGACGGCTCATTGCGTATCGGACGACTTTGGGCTCCTGTTGCCTGAGGCGTTGGAACGTGGCCGAGCCCTGTATGCGAAGAAGCACCCACGACGGCTTGACGAAATGCAGCAGTGGTCGGCAGAGCGATTTCTGGCGGGGCTTCGGCTGTCACGCCAGGGCGTGCTGACACGGGCGGCCTTGCTGTTGTTCGGTCGTCAGGACGCTGTGTCCACCCTGGGCGATGTGTCCCCGCGTCTGACATGGCAGTTGTTGACCGATCAGGATGAGCCACTGGATTACCAGCATTTCTCACTGCCGTTCGTTGTGGCGGTGGACGCTCTCGTGTCCAAGATCCGCATCCACACCGTTCGGATACTTCCGCCCGGGCAACTGGCGCCGCTGGAGGTGCCGAACTACGACGACTGGGTGATCCGCGAGGCTTTGTTGAACTGCGTGGCCCACCAGGACTACGCGCTCGGCGGGCGCGTGCAGGTCAAGGAATCGCCCGCATCGCTCTTGTTTTCAAACGCGGGCGGGTTCATACCGGGCTCCATCGACAAAGTTCTGGATGCGTCGCACGCCACGCACCTGTATCGAAACCCCTGCCTGGCGGATGCCATGGTGGAGCTGGGGTTGATCGACACCATCGGCAGTGGCATCAAGCGGATGTACCGGACGCAACGTGATCGGCATTTCCCTTTGCCAGACTTCGACATCGAACAGGCGCCGCCGGCAGTGTCTGTCCGCATCTACGGTCGGGAGATCGATCCAGCGTTTACTCGTGCCTTGTTGCTGGCATCCCATCTCTCTCTGGCGGATGTGATCGCACTGGACCACGTTCAGAAACGACGGCCGATTGATGCCAAAGTGCTGACTGATCTGCGTCGGCGCAAACTGCTGGAAGGCCGATCCCCCGCAGTTCATATCGCAGCAGCGGTAGCCGACGCCACGAACCAGCGGGGACAGTACTCACGCTTGGCCGGTTTGCAGAAACCGGCACTCAAACAACTGGTGCTTGGCTTGATCGACCGGTTTGGCAAGGCAACGCGTGAGGATATTGAGCAAGCTTTGTTGGAGGCCATGCCTTCGGGGCTGACTGCTCAACAGAAAGCCAATCGGGTGAAGAACCTACTGAGTGAAATGTCCAACAAAGACAAAGCCATTGTGGCCAACCGAAGGGGCGTCGGCGCTGTGTGGACCCGGTGTCCGCCATTGTCTAAAGGCTGA
- a CDS encoding MipA/OmpV family protein gives MSGINWCGVCWVVGSCLAWEARADDQIVIGGDTGYLVGASVVSATGHVGSGGRVSLDLKPMWAFQLGPFRVSRSRANSLMNTGRERLETGLSTEFDWLTDWRLGASLRLDNGRSFDDDPVFRGLPDVPTTLRGRVSTGHPLGERWDWSMSVDHDLLGRNGGMRLGTGVNYRYPLSPRTNWDFSLGGGWGDSRYLRTHYGITNEAAQATGRSPYRLGGGWENVRLAANFETAMTHHWVIFGGLEVSRLLGATSRSPLVGRVTTHGLSVGLAYRSK, from the coding sequence ATGTCTGGAATCAATTGGTGTGGTGTGTGTTGGGTGGTGGGCAGCTGTCTGGCCTGGGAGGCGCGTGCCGACGATCAGATCGTGATCGGCGGCGATACGGGTTACCTGGTGGGGGCCTCGGTGGTCAGCGCCACCGGGCACGTGGGCAGCGGCGGGCGCGTGTCGCTGGACCTCAAGCCCATGTGGGCCTTCCAGCTCGGGCCGTTCAGGGTGTCGAGATCGCGGGCCAATTCGCTCATGAACACCGGCCGCGAACGGTTGGAAACCGGCCTGAGCACCGAATTCGACTGGTTGACCGACTGGCGGCTCGGCGCCTCGCTGCGCCTGGACAACGGGCGGTCTTTCGACGACGACCCCGTGTTCCGCGGCCTGCCCGACGTGCCCACCACCCTGCGCGGGCGCGTCTCCACCGGCCACCCCCTGGGCGAGCGCTGGGACTGGAGCATGAGCGTCGATCACGACCTGCTGGGGCGCAACGGCGGCATGCGCCTGGGCACGGGCGTGAATTACCGTTATCCGCTGTCGCCCCGCACGAACTGGGATTTTTCGCTTGGGGGCGGTTGGGGCGATTCGAGGTACCTGCGGACCCACTACGGCATCACGAACGAGGCCGCGCAGGCCACGGGGCGCTCCCCCTACCGGCTGGGCGGCGGCTGGGAAAACGTCCGGCTGGCCGCGAACTTCGAAACGGCGATGACCCACCACTGGGTGATCTTCGGGGGGCTGGAGGTGTCGCGCCTGCTCGGGGCCACCTCGCGCAGCCCGCTGGTCGGGCGGGTCACCACGCACGGTCTGAGCGTGGGGCTGGCGTACCGCAGCAAATAG
- a CDS encoding type ISP restriction/modification enzyme codes for MSQLLINDYLKQLDLIKKVSGSQRETIVREAFKDLLKAWGRQHDLVFLAEYPVKTATKTNIAVDGALLHELRMPLGYWEAKDADDDLSEEIAKKFKKGYPQDNIVFSDDASFVLIQHRQEVMRCEVADTAALEKLLKLFFGFERPEIAGFRAAVEQFKTDLPAVLDALRQMIEAAHDSNPGFRAAEDKFLVHAQEAINPALTDADVREMLIQHILTEEIFAKVFDDSDFHQHNNVARELYALEGAFFTGALKRQTLKGLESYYAAIRAAAAQIGSHGEKQTFLKVIYENFYKVYNIKAADRLGVVYTPNEIVRCMIDGADWLCEQHFGKNLIDKDVDILDPATGTGTYICELLEHFRGQPKKLAQKYLHELHANEVAILPYYVANLNIEATYAAITGQYAEFPNLCFVDTLDNVGLHTAQRGSVQDLFGSVSEENVARIKRQNSRRISVVIGNPPYNANQANENDNNKNREYPDIDRRIKATYIAESTAQKTKLYDMYARFFRWASDRLDANGILAFVTNRSFIESRTFDGFRKTVAAEFSDIYVVDLGGDVRANPKLSGTKHNVFGIQTGVAISFMVKRLAATKEKRPARVYYLRRPELETAEEKLSFLASHPMRAMQFDEVSPDKNANWVNLTSNDFETLLPLASKETKAAQTAGKERAIFKLFTNAVNTARDDWVYDFDGAHLQSKLAFLIDAYNDEHKATKLRGKVDVKLITKAIKWSAGLLGNVGRTTADHFDADLVVESAYRPFFSQAYYADPIFSDRLTGNHAECFGSDFKRKPKSFALTAPGASRSFSALATKGIADWHFLGDTQLYPLTRTGSGNDADNVTDWALKKFTAYYAEEIGKGKGARKITKEAIFHYCYAVLYDPLYREKYAQNLKREFPRIPFYAGFWQWAAWGEQLMALHIGYEAVEPFSLTRHDEPDAKARAAGQSPKALLKSDPATGSITLDSETTLRGVPPEAWAYKLGNRCAIDWVLDQHKEKKPKDPTIRERFDTYRFADHKEQVVDLLQRVTTVSVETVKITEAMKGVAR; via the coding sequence ATGAGCCAGCTCCTCATCAACGACTACCTCAAGCAACTCGACCTCATCAAGAAGGTCAGCGGCAGCCAACGCGAGACCATCGTCCGCGAAGCCTTCAAAGATTTGCTTAAGGCCTGGGGCCGGCAACACGATCTGGTGTTCCTCGCCGAGTACCCCGTCAAGACCGCGACCAAAACCAATATCGCGGTGGACGGTGCCCTGCTGCACGAGCTGCGCATGCCGCTGGGCTACTGGGAAGCCAAAGACGCCGACGACGACCTCAGCGAAGAGATCGCCAAGAAATTCAAAAAGGGCTACCCGCAAGACAACATCGTCTTCAGCGACGACGCCAGCTTCGTGCTCATCCAGCACCGGCAAGAGGTGATGCGCTGCGAAGTGGCCGACACCGCCGCGTTGGAGAAACTGCTCAAGCTCTTCTTCGGGTTTGAGCGGCCCGAGATCGCGGGTTTTCGCGCGGCGGTGGAACAGTTCAAGACCGACCTGCCCGCCGTGCTCGACGCCCTGCGCCAGATGATCGAGGCGGCGCACGACAGCAACCCGGGCTTTCGCGCGGCCGAAGACAAATTCCTCGTGCACGCGCAAGAAGCCATCAACCCCGCGCTGACCGACGCCGACGTGCGCGAGATGCTGATCCAGCACATCCTGACCGAAGAAATCTTCGCCAAGGTGTTTGACGACAGCGACTTCCACCAGCACAACAACGTCGCCCGCGAGCTGTACGCGCTTGAAGGCGCCTTCTTCACCGGCGCGCTCAAGCGGCAAACGCTCAAAGGCCTGGAGAGCTATTACGCCGCCATCCGCGCCGCCGCTGCGCAGATCGGCAGTCACGGCGAGAAGCAGACCTTCCTCAAGGTCATCTACGAAAACTTCTACAAGGTCTACAACATCAAGGCCGCCGACCGTCTGGGCGTCGTCTACACGCCCAACGAGATCGTGCGCTGCATGATCGACGGCGCCGACTGGCTGTGTGAACAGCACTTCGGCAAGAACCTGATAGACAAGGACGTCGACATCCTCGACCCGGCCACCGGCACGGGCACCTACATCTGCGAACTGCTCGAACACTTTCGCGGCCAGCCCAAAAAGCTGGCGCAGAAATACCTGCACGAGCTGCACGCCAACGAGGTCGCCATCCTCCCGTACTACGTGGCCAACCTCAACATCGAAGCCACCTACGCCGCCATCACCGGCCAGTACGCCGAGTTCCCCAACCTGTGTTTTGTGGACACGCTCGACAACGTGGGCCTGCACACCGCCCAGCGCGGCAGCGTGCAGGATTTGTTTGGCAGCGTGTCAGAAGAAAACGTGGCCCGCATCAAGCGGCAGAACAGCCGCCGCATCAGCGTCGTCATCGGCAACCCACCGTACAACGCCAACCAGGCCAACGAGAACGACAACAACAAGAACCGCGAATACCCCGACATCGACCGCCGCATCAAAGCCACCTACATCGCCGAGAGCACTGCGCAGAAGACCAAGCTCTACGACATGTACGCGCGCTTCTTCCGCTGGGCCAGCGACCGGCTCGATGCGAACGGCATCCTCGCCTTCGTCACCAACCGCAGCTTCATCGAGAGCCGTACCTTTGATGGCTTCCGCAAGACCGTGGCCGCCGAGTTCAGCGACATCTACGTGGTGGACCTCGGCGGCGACGTGCGCGCCAACCCCAAGCTCAGCGGCACCAAACACAACGTGTTCGGCATCCAGACCGGCGTGGCCATCAGCTTCATGGTCAAGCGCCTGGCCGCGACCAAAGAGAAGCGGCCCGCCCGCGTGTACTACCTGCGCCGCCCCGAGCTGGAGACCGCTGAAGAAAAGCTCAGCTTCCTCGCCAGCCACCCCATGCGCGCCATGCAGTTTGACGAGGTGTCGCCCGACAAGAACGCCAACTGGGTGAACCTGACCAGCAACGACTTTGAGACGCTGCTGCCGCTGGCGAGCAAGGAGACCAAGGCGGCGCAGACGGCGGGGAAAGAGCGGGCGATCTTCAAGCTGTTCACCAATGCCGTGAACACCGCCCGTGACGACTGGGTTTACGACTTCGACGGCGCCCACCTCCAGAGCAAGCTGGCATTTCTCATCGATGCGTACAACGATGAGCACAAAGCGACGAAGTTGCGCGGCAAAGTGGACGTCAAGTTGATCACCAAGGCCATCAAATGGAGTGCAGGTTTGTTGGGCAACGTAGGGCGAACCACCGCAGACCATTTCGATGCTGACTTGGTGGTTGAGTCCGCGTATCGCCCGTTTTTCTCGCAGGCGTACTACGCTGACCCGATTTTTTCGGACCGTTTGACCGGCAATCATGCTGAATGCTTCGGCTCGGATTTCAAGCGCAAACCGAAAAGCTTCGCCTTGACAGCGCCTGGAGCTTCCAGGTCGTTCAGCGCATTGGCGACCAAGGGCATAGCCGATTGGCACTTCCTGGGCGACACCCAGCTCTACCCGTTGACGCGAACCGGCAGCGGAAATGATGCGGACAACGTCACCGACTGGGCTTTGAAGAAGTTCACTGCCTACTACGCCGAAGAAATCGGCAAAGGTAAAGGCGCGCGCAAGATCACCAAGGAGGCGATTTTTCACTATTGCTACGCCGTGCTGTACGACCCGCTGTACCGCGAGAAGTACGCGCAGAACCTCAAGCGCGAATTCCCACGCATCCCGTTCTATGCTGGTTTCTGGCAGTGGGCCGCGTGGGGTGAGCAGCTCATGGCGCTGCACATCGGCTATGAAGCCGTGGAGCCTTTCTCTTTGACCCGCCACGACGAACCCGACGCCAAAGCCCGCGCGGCGGGCCAGAGCCCGAAAGCCCTGCTCAAGTCCGACCCAGCGACCGGCAGCATCACGCTGGACAGCGAAACCACCTTGCGCGGCGTGCCCCCCGAAGCCTGGGCCTACAAGCTCGGCAACCGCTGCGCCATCGACTGGGTGCTCGACCAGCACAAAGAAAAGAAGCCCAAAGACCCGACCATCCGCGAACGCTTCGATACCTACCGCTTCGCCGACCACAAAGAGCAGGTGGTGGACCTGCTGCAACGCGTGACCACGGTGAGCGTGGAGACGGTGAAGATCACCGAGGCGATGAAAGGGGTGGCGCGATGA
- the uvrA gene encoding excinuclease ABC subunit UvrA, giving the protein MRTAAVLSVRGARTHNLKNIDLDIPKHALVVITGLSGSGKSSLAFDTLYAEGQRRYVESLSAYARQFLQLMDKPDVDLIEGLSPAIAIEQKATSHNPRSTVGTVTEIHDYLRLLYARAGTPHCPDHDLPLASQSVAQMVDTVLALPQDTRLMILAPVAREKKGEFLELFADMQAQGYVRFRINGEVLDFDALPALRKTEKHNIDVVIDRIKVRPDLDETGANPLRQRLAESFEAALRLAEGRAIAVEMDSGAEHGFSAKFACPVCSYTVGELEPRLFSFNSPMGACPSCDGLGHTEVFDAERVVAFPTLSLASGAIKGWDRRNGYYFAMIESLAAHYKFSAEAAWESLPEAVRQVLLYGSGDEEIKFSYALESGERAGKKISKKHPFEGIIRNFERRYRETDSANVREELARYRATQPCPECGGSRLRKEARHVFVGEGEQKQPIYKISHITLGESLAYFTRLQLPGAKGDIAARVINEIRQRLKFLNDVGLNYLSLDRSADTLSGGEAQRIRLASQIGSGLTGVMYVLDEPSIGLHQRDNDRLIATLQHLRDLGNTVLVVEHDEDMIRCADHVIDMGPGAGVHGGHVMAQGTCAQVMATPGSMTGQYLSGAREIAVPTRRTPWLPVNKSAAAARAAPIKSRFPMSPAAERRSAREAAHLASLRELQEIRVVNATGHNLKGVSVAFPVGLLTCVTGVSGSGKSTLVNDTLYAAVSRTLYRSHEEPAEHDAIEGIEHFDKVINVDQSPIGRTPRSNPATYTGLFTGIRELMAEMPTAKERGYGPGRFSFNVAGGRCEACQGDGVVKVEMHFLPDVYVPCEVCHGQRYNRETLDVQYKGRNIAQILDMTVEQAHAFFGAVPTLHRKLQTLMDVGLTYIQLGQSATTLSGGEAQRVKLALELSKRDTGRTLYILDEPTTGLHFADIELLLKVLHQLRDAGNTIVVIEHNLDVIKTADWLIDMGPEGGSGGGTVVGVGTPEDLAANGESHTGRYLARLLGR; this is encoded by the coding sequence CTGCGCACGGCCGCCGTGCTGTCCGTGCGCGGCGCGCGCACGCACAACCTCAAGAACATCGACCTCGACATCCCCAAGCACGCGCTGGTGGTGATCACCGGGCTGTCGGGCTCGGGCAAATCGAGCCTGGCGTTCGACACGCTGTACGCCGAAGGCCAGCGCCGCTACGTGGAAAGCCTGAGCGCCTACGCCCGGCAGTTTCTGCAGCTGATGGACAAGCCCGACGTGGACCTGATCGAGGGCCTGTCGCCCGCGATCGCCATCGAGCAGAAGGCCACCAGCCACAACCCGCGTTCCACCGTGGGCACGGTGACCGAGATCCACGACTACCTGCGCCTCTTGTACGCCCGCGCCGGCACGCCGCACTGCCCGGACCACGACCTGCCGCTGGCCTCGCAGAGCGTGGCGCAGATGGTGGACACAGTGCTGGCGCTGCCGCAGGACACGCGCCTCATGATCCTGGCACCCGTGGCGCGCGAGAAAAAAGGCGAGTTCCTGGAGCTGTTCGCCGACATGCAGGCCCAGGGCTACGTGCGCTTCCGCATCAATGGCGAGGTGCTCGACTTCGACGCCCTGCCGGCGCTGAGAAAGACCGAGAAACACAACATCGACGTGGTGATCGACCGCATCAAGGTGCGGCCCGACCTCGACGAGACCGGCGCCAACCCGCTGCGCCAGCGGCTGGCCGAAAGCTTCGAGGCCGCGCTGCGCCTGGCCGAAGGCCGCGCCATCGCGGTGGAGATGGACAGCGGCGCCGAACACGGCTTTTCCGCCAAGTTCGCCTGCCCGGTCTGCAGCTACACCGTGGGCGAGCTGGAGCCGCGGCTGTTTTCGTTCAACTCGCCCATGGGCGCCTGCCCGAGCTGCGACGGCCTGGGCCACACGGAGGTGTTCGACGCCGAGCGCGTGGTCGCCTTCCCCACGCTCAGCCTGGCCAGCGGCGCCATCAAGGGCTGGGACCGGCGCAACGGCTACTACTTCGCGATGATCGAAAGCCTGGCGGCGCACTACAAGTTCAGCGCCGAAGCGGCCTGGGAATCGTTGCCCGAAGCGGTGCGGCAGGTGCTGCTCTACGGCTCGGGCGACGAAGAGATCAAGTTCAGCTACGCGCTCGAATCGGGTGAACGCGCGGGCAAGAAGATCAGCAAAAAACACCCCTTCGAAGGCATCATCCGCAACTTCGAGCGCCGCTACCGCGAGACCGACAGCGCCAACGTGCGCGAAGAGCTGGCGCGCTACCGCGCCACCCAGCCCTGCCCCGAGTGCGGCGGCTCGCGCCTGCGCAAGGAAGCGCGCCACGTGTTCGTGGGCGAAGGCGAGCAGAAGCAACCCATCTACAAGATCAGCCACATCACGCTGGGCGAGTCGCTGGCCTATTTCACGCGCCTGCAGCTGCCGGGCGCCAAGGGCGACATCGCCGCGCGCGTGATCAACGAGATCCGCCAGCGCCTGAAGTTCCTGAACGACGTGGGCCTGAACTACCTGAGCCTGGACCGCAGCGCCGACACGCTCAGCGGCGGCGAGGCCCAACGCATCCGCCTGGCGAGCCAGATCGGCAGCGGCCTGACCGGCGTGATGTATGTGCTGGACGAGCCCAGCATCGGCCTGCACCAGCGCGACAACGACCGCCTCATCGCCACGCTGCAGCACCTGCGCGACCTGGGCAACACCGTGCTGGTGGTGGAGCACGACGAGGACATGATCCGCTGCGCCGACCACGTGATCGACATGGGCCCGGGCGCGGGCGTGCACGGCGGCCATGTGATGGCGCAGGGCACGTGCGCACAGGTGATGGCCACGCCCGGCTCGATGACCGGCCAGTACCTGAGCGGTGCGCGCGAGATCGCCGTGCCCACGCGGCGCACGCCCTGGCTGCCGGTGAACAAGTCCGCCGCCGCGGCCAGGGCCGCGCCCATCAAGTCGCGCTTCCCCATGAGCCCGGCGGCCGAGCGCCGCAGCGCGCGCGAAGCCGCGCACCTGGCCTCGCTGCGCGAGCTGCAGGAAATCCGCGTCGTCAACGCCACCGGCCATAACCTGAAGGGCGTGAGCGTCGCCTTTCCGGTCGGCCTGCTCACCTGCGTGACCGGCGTCTCGGGCTCGGGCAAATCGACCCTGGTGAACGACACGCTCTACGCCGCCGTCTCGCGCACGCTCTACCGCTCGCACGAAGAACCGGCCGAACACGACGCCATCGAAGGCATCGAACACTTCGACAAGGTCATCAACGTCGACCAGTCTCCCATCGGCCGCACGCCGCGCAGCAACCCGGCCACCTACACCGGCCTGTTCACCGGCATCCGCGAACTGATGGCCGAAATGCCCACCGCGAAAGAGCGCGGCTACGGCCCGGGCCGCTTCAGCTTCAACGTGGCCGGCGGCCGCTGCGAGGCCTGCCAGGGCGACGGCGTGGTGAAGGTGGAAATGCACTTCCTGCCCGACGTCTACGTGCCCTGCGAGGTCTGCCACGGCCAGCGCTACAACCGCGAAACGCTGGACGTTCAATACAAGGGCAGGAACATCGCGCAGATCCTGGACATGACGGTGGAGCAGGCCCACGCCTTCTTCGGCGCCGTGCCCACGCTGCACCGCAAGCTGCAGACCCTGATGGACGTGGGCCTGACCTACATCCAGCTCGGCCAGAGCGCAACCACGCTCTCGGGCGGCGAAGCACAGCGCGTCAAGCTGGCGCTGGAACTCAGCAAGCGCGACACCGGCCGCACGCTCTACATCCTGGACGAACCCACCACCGGCCTGCACTTCGCTGACATCGAACTGCTGCTCAAGGTGTTGCACCAGCTGCGCGACGCCGGCAACACCATCGTGGTGATCGAACACAACCTGGACGTGATTAAAACCGCCGACTGGCTGATCGACATGGGCCCCGAAGGCGGCTCGGGCGGCGGTACCGTGGTGGGCGTGGGCACCCCCGAAGATCTGGCCGCCAACGGCGAGAGCCACACCGGGCGGTATCTGGCGCGGTTGCTGGGGCGTTGA
- a CDS encoding (Fe-S)-binding protein: MINMDVFHGFLQAIHHLPEMAQPDALSDADRLGRAKAVMRAKTDRGLALDLEACVNCGYCSEACHFYQSTNDPKYSPSRKLDLLRRVHARETSAFAPLKRLFLPDITLDDLKEWQELVYDSCTECGRCSMICPMGVNTARGVNVMREALFEAGLAPLELTAVAQEQAGRGTVFGVGPNELRQTLDLLRAQGITIPLDEPQADLMMVTTVIDVLLYQDALAATARILNHLGVRWTLRSAGFEAANFGLLSGSESLQKAASQRLIDEALAIGAKTVILPECGHAYPALRWEARLANGQPLPFEVLAASEFVGREITAGRLRLRPPEDPSHKITYHDACKLARHGGVVDEPRAALKALGMDLRETTPTAEQNWCCGGGAGVFLINRAEGLRHQAWAIKREQIDATGADTVVVSCGSCRLNAMAGAEADAWPTKIESVVEMVARQLPV, translated from the coding sequence ATGATCAACATGGATGTGTTCCATGGCTTTCTGCAAGCCATCCACCACCTGCCGGAGATGGCGCAGCCCGATGCGCTGAGCGACGCCGACCGCCTGGGCCGCGCCAAGGCGGTCATGCGGGCCAAGACCGACCGCGGTCTGGCGCTGGACCTGGAGGCCTGCGTGAACTGCGGCTACTGCTCGGAAGCCTGCCACTTCTACCAGAGCACGAACGACCCCAAATACAGCCCCAGCCGCAAGCTGGACCTGCTGCGCCGGGTGCACGCGCGCGAAACCTCGGCGTTTGCGCCCCTCAAGCGCCTGTTCCTGCCCGACATCACCCTGGACGACCTTAAGGAATGGCAGGAGCTGGTCTACGACTCGTGCACCGAGTGCGGGCGCTGCAGCATGATCTGCCCGATGGGGGTCAACACCGCACGCGGTGTGAACGTGATGCGCGAAGCGCTGTTCGAGGCCGGGCTGGCCCCGCTGGAGCTGACGGCGGTGGCGCAGGAACAGGCCGGGCGGGGCACGGTGTTCGGCGTCGGCCCCAACGAGCTCCGGCAGACGCTGGACCTGCTGCGAGCCCAGGGCATCACGATCCCGCTGGACGAACCGCAGGCCGACCTGATGATGGTGACCACGGTGATCGACGTGCTGCTGTACCAGGACGCGCTGGCCGCCACGGCGCGCATCCTCAACCACCTGGGCGTGCGCTGGACCCTGCGCAGCGCTGGGTTTGAGGCGGCGAATTTCGGCCTGCTGTCCGGCAGCGAATCGCTGCAGAAGGCGGCCAGCCAGCGCCTGATCGACGAGGCGCTGGCCATCGGGGCCAAGACTGTGATCCTGCCGGAGTGCGGGCACGCCTACCCGGCGCTGCGCTGGGAAGCGCGGCTCGCCAACGGCCAGCCGTTGCCCTTCGAGGTGCTGGCGGCGTCCGAATTCGTGGGGCGCGAAATCACCGCCGGGCGGCTGCGGCTGCGGCCACCCGAAGACCCCAGCCACAAGATCACTTACCACGACGCCTGCAAGCTGGCCCGCCACGGTGGTGTGGTGGACGAGCCGCGCGCGGCGCTGAAAGCTTTGGGCATGGACCTGCGGGAAACCACGCCCACGGCCGAGCAGAACTGGTGTTGCGGCGGCGGCGCGGGCGTGTTCCTGATCAATCGCGCCGAGGGCTTGCGGCACCAGGCCTGGGCCATTAAGCGCGAGCAGATTGACGCCACCGGGGCCGACACGGTGGTGGTGTCCTGCGGCAGCTGCCGCCTGAACGCGATGGCCGGCGCCGAAGCCGACGCCTGGCCCACGAAGATTGAAAGCGTGGTCGAAATGGTGGCCCGGCAGTTGCCGGTCTGA
- a CDS encoding acyltransferase family protein, with amino-acid sequence MTTHHHSPNIDVLRGMAILAVVVHHVFAHTGFSVPMLGTYGGLLGVQLFFVLSGYLITDSASRHPTSVYWLHRVLRIFPAYWVTYLSIGAVFGMLDLERIGEHPFPFFLNLINLQQLHAVALLEFNVLSVSWTLTVEMVWYALAPLLLVAGLRRPWWMLGGLLLLSVAWTWMARHHGLDTLYRPSLEAMTRPWSPSQLNVLMGAAFPAQLVYFGLGAVAFHLRDRLRDLNPWVPALVWLTCLGAMPFYFHLLPVAEQVAGLGVAALFVWMLNTPALRLPFLAWTGQISYSIYLLHVPLILYGFYKLGRFGPIHLLVTLPVIYLCSYGLYRWVEQPGMRLARRWSARVPARAAAI; translated from the coding sequence ATGACGACCCACCACCACTCGCCGAACATCGACGTCCTGAGGGGCATGGCGATCCTGGCGGTGGTGGTCCACCATGTCTTCGCTCACACGGGCTTTTCGGTGCCCATGCTGGGCACGTATGGGGGCCTGCTGGGGGTCCAGCTGTTTTTTGTCCTCAGCGGCTATCTGATCACCGACAGCGCCAGCAGGCACCCCACATCGGTCTATTGGCTGCACCGGGTGCTGCGGATTTTCCCGGCGTACTGGGTGACCTACCTGTCGATCGGGGCGGTGTTCGGGATGCTCGATCTGGAGCGCATCGGCGAGCACCCGTTCCCCTTTTTCCTCAACCTGATCAACCTCCAGCAGCTGCACGCGGTGGCCTTGCTGGAATTCAACGTACTCAGCGTCTCCTGGACGCTGACGGTCGAGATGGTCTGGTACGCGCTGGCGCCCCTGCTGCTGGTGGCCGGGCTTCGCCGGCCCTGGTGGATGCTCGGGGGGCTGTTGCTGCTCTCCGTGGCATGGACCTGGATGGCCCGCCACCACGGGCTTGACACCTTGTACCGACCGTCGCTGGAGGCCATGACCCGGCCCTGGTCACCCAGTCAATTGAACGTGCTCATGGGCGCCGCCTTCCCCGCTCAGTTGGTGTATTTCGGCCTGGGTGCCGTGGCCTTTCACCTGCGCGATCGGCTGCGCGATCTCAACCCATGGGTTCCGGCCCTGGTCTGGCTGACCTGCCTTGGCGCAATGCCGTTTTATTTCCACCTCCTGCCCGTGGCAGAGCAGGTGGCGGGCCTGGGGGTCGCGGCCCTGTTTGTCTGGATGCTGAACACACCGGCGCTGCGCCTGCCTTTTCTGGCCTGGACCGGTCAGATTTCGTATTCGATTTACCTGCTGCACGTCCCGCTGATCCTCTATGGCTTCTACAAGCTCGGCCGCTTTGGCCCGATCCATTTGTTGGTCACATTGCCGGTGATCTACCTGTGTTCCTATGGGCTGTACCGCTGGGTCGAGCAGCCCGGCATGCGCCTGGCACGCCGCTGGTCGGCACGGGTCCCGGCGCGCGCGGCCGCGATTTGA